The following proteins come from a genomic window of Venturia canescens isolate UGA chromosome 4, ASM1945775v1, whole genome shotgun sequence:
- the LOC122408710 gene encoding rap guanine nucleotide exchange factor 6-like isoform X2, with protein MTEYLDPHFIRALCRDPDRRTLQDLQIIYYGLLGLEALRPCRDSVLRGLCKVVRYERHYANHVLYYTGELANCWYILLSGSVFIDGSMFLPRSSFGKRTGGSARRPNECFVLEPSDMIVIGYPELHRMHRPPHPDFITDRQVNRVFDDTFTQGLTGRPELYLKSNRSSHSSDTSSAYSGSDTMTSAQGSLDADADEVDLSGLVESIVDSDEEEDLAESMDSLNVRDTVRECLEKDPAERTEDDIEILLEFTQHLKAFTNMTLAVRRALCAVMVFAVVEHAGMIVLNDGEELDSWSVLINGAVEVEHTNGEIEQLHLGDSFGILPTMERLLHRGVMKTKVDDCQFVCVTQADYFRIQHQGEENTRRHEENGRVVLVTESRGAVDGGTRRGHVVIRGSPERLMLQLIEENSITDPTYVEDFLLTHRTFIDSPLLVANQLLEWFDQTQIRDRVARVVLLWVNNHFTDFETDPTMMEFLEAFETGLEREKMQGQQRLLNIACAAKARTRNVTLARPSRDEVLHFSILGGYETGFGIFISKVDKRSKAEDVGLKRGDQILEVNGQSFEYVSHARALEILRGSTHLSITVKSNLLAFKEMLQMPENSPRPRGRASKPEIPRPQTDPRARLSTHVDPLTPLVGGVPLLLPESNVSPCKDGSKKEHKGFMTLGPKRRLQKALMKMNILPKNTINDGVHVDDPLAPPHTPPGTGLTQTTTNLYHSRSNPDLTSLYCYDDLRAPDHPEHVLKVYKADQTCKYLLVHKETTSHEVVMLALQEFGITESSSNFSLAEVSVGDGGMIKQRRLPDQLQNLAERIGLSSRYYLKTNGVSETLVADEQAPELIRESQVHFLQLNAVEVAIQLTLQDFSIFRQIESTEYVDDLFELKSRYGVPMLSQFAELVNREMFWVVTEVCSEHNLVRRSKIIKQFIKIARQCKECKNFNSMFAIVSGLGHGAVSRLRASWEKLPSKYQRLFSDLQELMDPSRNMSKYRQLVISEQTQPPIIPFYPVVKKDLTFIHLGNDSRVESLVNFEKLRMIAKEVRTLTNMCSSPYDLLTMLERGGQPPSSAMVALNQMTTGNQGGQTATVKRRKKSTAAPNPKKMFEEAQMVRRVKAYLANMKVITDEERLHALSVDCEPHAGAVAIAAAVPLGGSRGRRHPSPTLSTTSSASSTSTKFGAASPQAVRKMLALSDPHKTRPYQPKHCPPALPVPGLALHAGGLEPSPGAPRRVGSGSRVPMHERSHSDTPSGLPPPVDLSAESSSVTSLSNLQPLRKTLTSGSVTSSDSGHSTQLDSHSGSSVEAGGSPPPPQRRHSAMQGIGGPPTGMLMGPGISSFPLQPGLMTTHVMSTSNTMTQIRSGAIGSTQCRQPPAYKVAAQMARLHRLGRAHSHEGVTSYRTDHEDDDEDAQVSAV; from the exons ATCGGCTATCCAGAACTTCACAGGATGCATCGGCCTCCGCACCCCGATTTCATCACGGACCGTCAGGTCAACCGGGTCTTCGACGACACG TTTACACAGGGCCTGACCGGAAGGCCAGAGCTGTATTTAAAGTCGAACAGGAGTAGTCATTCGAGTGACACAAGTTCGGCTTACAGCGGTTCTGATACGATGACTTCCGCACAGGGATCACTCGACGCGGATGCTGACGAAGTCGATCTATCGGGCCTCGTCGAATCCATCGTCGACAGCGATGAGGAAGAGGATCTCGCCGAAAGCATGGAC AGTTTGAATGTTCGTGACACGGTGAGAGAGTGCCTGGAGAAAGATCCGGCTGAGAGAACCGAGGACGACATTGAAATACTTCTCGAGTTCACACAGCATCTCAAAGCATTCACGAATATGACACTAGCGGTGAGACGAGCACTTTGCGCCGTAATGGTATTCGCCGTCGTCGAACACGCCGGTATGATTGTTCTCAATGATGGCGAGGAATTGGACAGTTGGAGCGTTTTGATAAACGGCGCTGTCGAAGTCGAGCACACCAATGGAGAAATCGAACAATTGCATCTTGGCGATAGTTTTGGCATTTTACCTACTATGGAAAGGCTACTTCATCGCGGAGTCATGAAAACGAA AGTCGACGATTGTCAATTCGTGTGCGTGACGCAAGCGGATTACTTCAGAATTCAGCATCAGGGTGAGGAGAATACGAGGCGGCACGAAGAAAATGGCAGGGTCGTGTTGGTCACGGAATCGCGAGGTGCCGTTGACGGAGGTACGCGGCGTGGTCACGTCGTAATACGCGGAAGTCCAGAGCGTCTGATGTTACAACTGATCGAAGAAAATAGCATCACTGATCCGACATACGTCGAAGATTTTTTGCTAACCCATCGAACCTTCATCGATAGCCCATTGTTAGTCGCTAATCAACTTCTCGAATGGTTCGATCAGACGCAAATCAGAGATCGCGTTGCCCGAGTCGTTTTGCTCTGGGTCAACAATCACTTTACCGACTTCGAGACAGACCCGACGATGATGGAATTTCTTGAGGCTTTTGAAACTGGcctcgaaagagaaaaaatgcagGGACAACAAAG ACTACTGAATATTGCATGCGCAGCAAAAGCGAGGACGCGAAACGTAACGTTAGCGAGGCCGAGCAGGGACGAAGTCTTACACTTTAGTATTCTCGGCGGTTACGAGACAGGCTTCGGGATATTTATCTCAAAAGTTGACAAACGCTCTAAAGCCGAGGATGTTGGATTAAAACGAGGCGATCAAATATTGGAAGTTAACGGGCAAAGTTTCGAATACGTCAGTCATGCGAGAGCACTCGAAATATTGAGAGGATCGACGCATCTCAGTATAACCGTGAAATCTAATTTATTAG CTTTTAAAGAAATGCTCCAAATGCCAGAAAATTCGCCTCGACCCCGTGGCAGAGCGAGCAAACCTGAAATTCCGCGACCACAGACGGATCCTCGGGCGAGACTATCGACCCACGTCGATCCTTTGACTCCTCTGGTTGGCGGAGTTCCACTTTTGTTGCCCGAAAGTAACGTGTCGCCTTGCAAGGACGGTAGCAAAAAGGAGCATAAGGGTTTTATGACTCTCGGTCCTAAGAGACGGTTGCAGAAAGCTctcatgaaaatgaatattttgccaAAGAACACCATCAa TGACGGCGTTCACGTTGACGATCCGTTAGCTCCTCCTCACACACCACCGGGTACAGGTCTTACTCAAACAACGACGAATCTCTACCATTCGAGAAGCAATCCAGATTTGACGTCGCTTTATTGCTACGATGATCTCAGAGCTCCAGACCATCCGGAACATGTCCTTAAGGTCTACAAAGCCGATCAGACGTGCAAGTACCTTCTCGTTCACAAAGAAACGACGTCGCACGAG GTGGTTATGCTCGCTCTCCAAGAATTCGGGATTACGGAAAGCAGCTCGAATTTTTCACTCGCTGAAGTGAGCGTCGGTGACGGTGGTATGATAAAGCAGCGAAGATTGCCCGATCAGTTGCAAAACCTTGCTGAAAGAATAGGCCTGAGCTCGCGTTATTATCTTAAAACAAATGGCGTTTCCGAGACCCTCGTTGCTGACGAACAAGCGCCTGAGCTAATACGCGAGTCGCAGGTGCATTTTTTGCAGCTTAACGCCGTCGAAGTTGCTATCCAACTGACACTTCAGGACTTTAGTATAttcag aCAAATCGAATCTACGGAATACGTGGACGACTTGTTCGAGCTGAAGAGTAGGTACGGCGTACCTATGCTTAGCCAGTTCGCGGAGCTAGTCAACAGAGAAATGTTTTGGGTCGTCACGGAGGTTTGCTCGGAGCACAATCTTGTCAGGCGGAGCAAAATCATCAAgcaatttattaaaatagcTC GTCAGTGTAAGGAGTGCAAAAACTTCAACTCGATGTTCGCGATCGTGTCGGGTTTAGGCCACGGTGCAGTATCAAGGTTAAGGGCGTCGTGGGAAAAATTGCCGAGCAAGTATCAACGATTGTTCAGCGATTTGCAAGAACTCATGGATCCTAGTCGTAACATGAGTAAATATCGTCAGCTCGTTATCTCCGAACAAACTCAACCGCCAATC ATTCCATTTTATCCCGTCGTGAAGAAAGACTTGACTTTTATTCACCTCGGCAATGACTCAAGAGTCGAGAGTTtagtgaattttgaaaaattacgaatgatCGCGAAAGAGGTCAGGACTCTTACAAACATGTGTTCGTCACCGTACGATTTATTGACGATGCTCGAGCGTGGCGGACAGCCACCAAGCTCAGCGATGGTTGCGCTAAATCAGATGACGACGGGCAATCAAg GTGGCCAAACAGCGACGGTTAAGCGTCGGAAGAAATCGACAGCCGCGCCGAAtcctaaaaaaatgtttgaggaGGCACAAATGGTGAGGCGAGTCAAGGCTTATCTCGCAAACATGAAGGTTATCACAGACGAGGAACGGTTGCACGCTCTCTCGGTCGATTGCGAACCTCATGCCGGTGCTGTTGCGATCGCCGCTGCTGTTCCACTCGGTGGTAGTCGAGGGAGACGTCATCCATCGCCCACGTTGTCGACCACGAGTAGTGCCAGCAGTACAA GTACAAAATTCGGGGCAGCCTCGCCTCAAGCAGTGAGAAAGATGTTGGCACTCTCGGATCCGCACAAAACACGACCTTACCAGCCAAAACACTGTCCACCAGCGCTTCCGGTGCCAGGTTTGGCGTTGCACGCTGGCGGTCTCGAGCCTAGTCCCGGCGCACCGAGACGAGTAGGCTCAGGTAGTAGAGTACCGATGCACGAGAGATCCCACAGTGATACGCCATCCGGATTGCCACCGCCTGTCGATCTCAGTGCTGAAAGTAGCAGCGTCACGAGTCTGAGTAATCTTCAACCACTGCGAAAAACTCTCACCAGCG GTTCGGTGACGAGCAGTGACAGTGGTCACAGTACTCAACTGGACAGCCACAGTGGAAGCAGCGTAGAAGCCGGTGGAAGTCCACCCCCGCCCCAGAGGAGGCATTCCGCGATGCAAG GTATCGGAGGACCACCAACGGGGATGTTAATGGGACCGGGAATATCCTCCTTTCCACTTCAACCCGGATTAATGACGACACATGTTATGTCGACGAGTAACACGATGACGCAGATTCGTTCCGGTGCAATCGGTTCAACGCAATGTCGTCAACCACCGGCTTACAAAGTTGCTGCCCAGATGGCGAGATTACACAGGCTAGGTCGTGCCCACAGCCACGAAGGAGTCACGTCGTATCGGACTGATCACGAAGATG ACGACGAGGATGCCCAAGTCTCAGCAGTTTAA